GTTTGCGGTGGAACTCGTTATAATTCAGAAACGCTGGAAGTTACCTATAAAGGCAAAAATATATCACAAGTTTTAGACATGACTGCTTCAGAAGCACTTGAATTCTTCACGCCTATTCCAAAAATTGCTAAAAAACTACAAACGATTAATGATGTCGGTTTGGGGTATGTGAAACTAGGCCAATCTGCAACGACCTTGTCAGGTGGTGAAGCCCAACGTATGAAATTAGCATCGGAACTTCATCGACGCACCAATGGTAAAACAATTTATATTCTGGATGAACCGACTACAGGCCTACACACTGACGACATTGCCCGCTTGCTAGAAGTGCTGGAACGACTAGTGGATGCTGGTAACACTATTGTAGTGATTGAGCATAACTTGGATGTGATTAAGTCGGCTGATTGGATAATTGACATGGGCCCAGAAGGCGGTGCTGGTGGAGGAAAAGTTTTGGTCGCCGGTACGCCTGAAAAGGTTATGAAAACGGTAGGATCTTATACCGGTAAGTACTTAAAAGAAGTAATTGAGCGTGATTTGTCACGAGCTTAAACAAGAAATCTCTTAAGCAACGACTAAAGCCACCTAACAATTTGTTAGGTGGTTTTGTGTTAAAATGAATGTAAGTATATGGAAGGTTAACTATTATATGAAACCCAAAATCGTCATTATTGGTGGTGGTTCTGGTCTACCTGTAATTATCAAGCCGCTTGTGAAACAAGAAGTTGATTTATCAGCAATTGTGACAGTGGCTGATGATGGTGGATCAAGCGGACTACTACGAAACTACATTAATATAGTACCTCCTGGAGATATTAGAAATATCCTCGTAGCAATGGCAGATACGGACGCTGAATTTTTAAAGGTTATGCAGTATCGTTTTGATGCAAAAGATGATTTTTTTGCTAAGCACGCTGTTGGAAATCTAATTATCGCTGCGATGACTGAAATGCATGGGAATATTTTTGATGCGGTTCAATATCTAGCTAATTTTATGCATGTTCAAGGGCATATTTTTCCTGTTTCTAACGAACCTCTGGTGCTACATGCTGAATTTAAGAATGGCAACACAGTTGCTGGAGAAGCTGAAATAACACATGCACATCAAACAATAGATCATGTTTGGGTAACAGGTGATGAACCAGGTGAAGAACCTAAAGCTGCTCCAGAAGTTGTTGAAGCG
The Leuconostoc suionicum genome window above contains:
- a CDS encoding gluconeogenesis factor YvcK family protein → MKPKIVIIGGGSGLPVIIKPLVKQEVDLSAIVTVADDGGSSGLLRNYINIVPPGDIRNILVAMADTDAEFLKVMQYRFDAKDDFFAKHAVGNLIIAAMTEMHGNIFDAVQYLANFMHVQGHIFPVSNEPLVLHAEFKNGNTVAGEAEITHAHQTIDHVWVTGDEPGEEPKAAPEVVEAILSADLIVYGPGSLFTSILPNVVVPEVREALQLTKAKQVYIANIMTQKGETDAYTDAQHLLALNAHIGMQAIDYVISNSEKVPDDFVDFQKWNEVSNQVKLDEQAVVVQGATQISGDFLQLRDAGAFHDGQKITEELLKILEQC